Proteins encoded together in one Marinobacter sp. Arc7-DN-1 window:
- a CDS encoding adenylosuccinate synthase, which produces MGKNVVVLGTQWGDEGKGKIVDLLTDKVAAVVRFQGGHNAGHTLVIDGKKTALHLIPSGILRQHVYCLIGNGVVLSPEALLKEVRELEANGVAVRDRLRISLACPLILRTHVRIDQARERARGVDKIGTTGRGIGPAYEDKVSRRGLRLGDLCNPAGFEVKLREIMSFHNFILTEYFKEEAEDIDAALEELKLMGEEILPMAADVTDMLHDFRKRGENILFEGAQGSLLDIDLGTYPYVTSSNTTAGGTATGSGFGPLFLDYVLGITKAYTTRVGSGPFPTELFDEMGQHLAVKGNEVGTTTGRSRRCGWFDAVALRHAIQINSVSGICLTKLDVLDGMETVKVCVGYKTPNGEITRPPIGCDTYKDIEPVYAELPGWSDSTVGLTSLDQLPGNAKAYIRFLEEQIEAPIDVISTGPDRIETITLRHPFGE; this is translated from the coding sequence GGCGGGCACAATGCCGGTCATACCCTGGTGATTGACGGCAAGAAAACGGCGCTTCACCTGATCCCTTCCGGTATCCTGCGTCAGCATGTTTACTGTCTGATTGGCAATGGCGTCGTCCTGTCGCCGGAGGCGCTGCTCAAGGAAGTGCGTGAGCTGGAAGCCAATGGCGTCGCCGTTCGTGACCGTCTGCGGATCAGCCTGGCATGCCCCCTTATCCTGCGCACCCATGTCCGAATTGACCAGGCCCGTGAACGGGCTCGCGGTGTCGACAAGATCGGCACGACCGGCCGCGGTATTGGTCCGGCCTATGAAGACAAGGTTTCACGCCGTGGCCTCCGCCTGGGCGACCTGTGCAATCCCGCCGGGTTTGAGGTAAAGCTGCGTGAAATCATGTCCTTCCACAACTTCATCCTGACTGAGTACTTCAAGGAAGAGGCTGAGGACATCGATGCAGCCCTTGAAGAGCTGAAACTGATGGGCGAAGAAATCCTGCCCATGGCGGCGGATGTTACCGATATGCTCCATGACTTCCGCAAGCGTGGTGAAAACATCCTGTTTGAGGGCGCTCAGGGCTCTCTTCTGGATATTGATCTTGGCACCTACCCGTATGTGACCTCTTCCAACACCACGGCCGGCGGTACCGCCACCGGCTCCGGTTTCGGCCCCCTGTTCCTGGATTACGTGCTGGGGATTACCAAGGCCTACACTACTCGCGTTGGTTCAGGCCCGTTCCCCACCGAGCTGTTTGACGAGATGGGCCAGCACCTGGCCGTCAAGGGCAATGAGGTGGGAACTACCACCGGTCGCTCCCGCCGCTGTGGCTGGTTTGATGCGGTTGCCCTGCGTCACGCCATCCAGATCAACAGCGTGTCCGGCATCTGTCTGACCAAGCTGGATGTTCTGGATGGAATGGAGACGGTGAAGGTCTGTGTCGGCTACAAGACGCCAAATGGCGAAATTACCCGGCCACCGATTGGCTGTGACACCTACAAGGACATCGAGCCGGTCTACGCCGAGCTGCCGGGCTGGAGCGATAGCACTGTCGGTCTGACCAGTCTGGACCAGTTGCCCGGGAACGCCAAGGCCTATATCCGGTTCCTTGAGGAGCAGATTGAAGCGCCGATCGACGTGATTTCCACTGGCCCGGATCGTATTGAAACCATCACGCTCCGTCATCCGTTCGGCGAGTAA